In one window of Nicotiana tabacum cultivar K326 chromosome 12, ASM71507v2, whole genome shotgun sequence DNA:
- the LOC107820745 gene encoding uncharacterized protein LOC107820745 isoform X2 encodes MAIKPYMRSILIVAIAFLSVLPATLCIEDKCAACTTIAEELEHGLLKEKPRNHLDMRHRLDSKGQREGKLIDYRASELRVVELLEDLCEKMQDYTLEKVDSSTKTWIKVNNWDLLKTNKQEARAHSKAISSFCGRLLEQTEDDFTELMKKGSVQVGDVSKVLCEDLSNYCNGKSSNKTIGDENEDTDREL; translated from the exons ATGGCGATTAAGCCATATATGAGATCGATTTTGATTGTTGCTATTGCTTTCTTATCTGTTTTACCAGCTACTCTCTGTATCGAAGATAAATGTGCTGCTTGTACTACCATTGCT GAGGAGCTGGAGCATGGACTCTTGAAA gAAAAACCAAGAAACCATTTAGACATGAGACACCGCCTGGATTCTAAAGGTCAGCGTGAAGGGAAACTTATTGATTACAG AGCCAGTGAGCTAAGAGTTGTTGAACTCCTAGAGGACCTCTGTGAAAAGATGCAAGATTATACTCTGGAGAAG GTGGATTCAAGCACAAAAACTTGGATTAAAGTAAACAATTGGGACCTTCTCAAGACTA ATAAGCAAGAAGCTCGAGCACATTCAAAAGCTATATCATCCTTCTGTGGAAG GTTACTTGAGCAAACTGAAGATGAC TTCACAGAATTGATGAAGAAAGGATCTGTCCAAGTTGGAGATGTAAGCAAGGTATTATGTGAAGATCTCAGCAACTATTGCAATGGGAAAAG TTCCAATAAGACAATAGGTGATGAAAACGAAGATACAGATCGAGAACTTTGA
- the LOC107820745 gene encoding uncharacterized protein LOC107820745 isoform X1 gives MAIKPYMRSILIVAIAFLSVLPATLCIEDKCAACTTIAEELEHGLLKEKPRNHLDMRHRLDSKGQREGKLIDYRASELRVVELLEDLCEKMQDYTLEKVDSSTKTWIKVNNWDLLKTNKQEARAHSKAISSFCGRLLEQTEDDFTELMKKGSVQVGDVSKVLCEDLSNYCNGKSSSNKTIGDENEDTDREL, from the exons ATGGCGATTAAGCCATATATGAGATCGATTTTGATTGTTGCTATTGCTTTCTTATCTGTTTTACCAGCTACTCTCTGTATCGAAGATAAATGTGCTGCTTGTACTACCATTGCT GAGGAGCTGGAGCATGGACTCTTGAAA gAAAAACCAAGAAACCATTTAGACATGAGACACCGCCTGGATTCTAAAGGTCAGCGTGAAGGGAAACTTATTGATTACAG AGCCAGTGAGCTAAGAGTTGTTGAACTCCTAGAGGACCTCTGTGAAAAGATGCAAGATTATACTCTGGAGAAG GTGGATTCAAGCACAAAAACTTGGATTAAAGTAAACAATTGGGACCTTCTCAAGACTA ATAAGCAAGAAGCTCGAGCACATTCAAAAGCTATATCATCCTTCTGTGGAAG GTTACTTGAGCAAACTGAAGATGAC TTCACAGAATTGATGAAGAAAGGATCTGTCCAAGTTGGAGATGTAAGCAAGGTATTATGTGAAGATCTCAGCAACTATTGCAATGGGAAAAG TAGTTCCAATAAGACAATAGGTGATGAAAACGAAGATACAGATCGAGAACTTTGA
- the LOC107820734 gene encoding LOW QUALITY PROTEIN: F-box/kelch-repeat protein At5g42350-like (The sequence of the model RefSeq protein was modified relative to this genomic sequence to represent the inferred CDS: deleted 2 bases in 1 codon), with protein sequence MTSERLTGEESIQQDLESLSVSKKLVRSVSQKLKKKNHRSGGGEEDDDRGVSLRCLTLYSRGGGCKVGADTGDELWDSCGRRRSNASEEGKGYAPICGNEETTVDCFAYGMREKFWRRTNRKSLELEAALQNKNMNVFLPDDILEMCLLRLPFISVMNARLVCKKWRNLTMTPRFWRMRQEGSFQNPWVFLFGIVKDGCCSAEIHALDVSFNQWHKINSEILKGRFLFSVAGIHDDVYVVGGCSSLTNFGKVDKSSFKTHKSVLVFSPLMRTWRKAAPMKHARSSPILGAYEISSDCLIIRNQQTRGDRRFYRPRVGGVSDVYEDPHRLSVRRQFRYSLDENELTSLPSVKPYKFVKQKGEHSNKDQRRFLLFAVGGLGCWDEPLDSGEIYDSMSNKWTEIQRLPVDFGVACSGVVCSGMFYVYSESDKVAAYDIEKGYWVRIQTSPFPPRVHEYHPKLICCNGRLFMLSVSWCEGEGQIGRRNKAVRKLWELDLMYLTWTEVSTHPDAPMDWNAAFIADKNFIFGVEMFKIFGQVLDFLTVGEVSGAGTSWSHISRNRLPHELDAASCLTKSMAVLHL encoded by the exons ATGACATCAGAAAGGTTAACAGGAGAAGAATCTATTCAACAGGATTTGGAGTCTTTAAGCGTGTCGAAAAAGCTAGTCAGAAGTGTGagtcaaaaattgaaaaagaagaaccatAGAAGCGGAGGGGGAGAAGAGGATGACGACAGGGGCGTCTCCTTGAGATGTCTAACCCTATACAGCAGAGGAGGTGGGTGCAAAGTAGGTGCTGACACTGGCGATGAGTTATGGGATTCATGTGGTAGAAGAAGGTCAAATGCAAGTGAGGAAGGCAAAGGCTACGCCCCAATATGTGGAAATGAAGAAACCACAGTAGATTGCTTCGCTTATGGAATGAGGGAAAAATTCTGGAGGAGGACTAATAGGAAATCTCTAGAACTTGAAGCAGCACTACAGAACAAAAACATGAATGTGTTTTTGCCGGATGACATCCTTGAAATGTGCTTATTAAGGCTTCCTTTTATAAGTGTCATGAATGCTAGGCTGGTGTGCAAGAAATGGAGAAACTTGACAATGACACCTCGTTTCTGGCGAATGAGGCAAGAAGGTTCGTTTCAGAATCCATGGGTTTTTCTCTTTGGGATTGTAAAAGACGGTTGTTGTTCTGCAGAAATACATGCATTGGATGTTTCCTTCAACCAATGGCACAAAATTAACTCTGAAATTCTGAAAGGAAGGTTTTTATTTTCTGTTGCCGGTATCCATGATGATGTTTATGTTGTTGGAGGCTGTTCTAGCCTTACTAACTTTGGGAAAGTTGATAAGAGCTCATTCAAGACACATAAAAGCGTGCTCGTTTTTAGTCCCTTGATGAGAACGTGGCGTAAAGCTGCACCAATGAAGCATGCAAGATCATCCCCTATTTTAGGAGCTTATGAGATCAGTTCAGATTGTTTAATTATTAGGAATCAACAAACTCGAGGAGACAGAAGATTTTACCGTCCAAGAGTTGGTGGGGTATCTGATGTTTATGAGGATCCTCATAGACTTTCAGTAAGACGCCAATTTCGATATTCTCTGGATGAGAACGAACTTACGTCCTTGCCAAGTGTGAAACCGTATAAGTTTGTCAAACAA AAAGGCGAACATTCAAATAAAGATCAAAGACGCTTTCTCTTGTTTGCTGTGGGGGGTCTTGGATGCTGGGATGAGCCTCTTGATTCTGGGGAAATTTATGATTCCATGTCAAATAAATGGACAGAGATCCAGAGGCTGCCTGTAGATTTTGGAGTAGCTTGTTCGGGGGTTGTGTGCAGTGGGATGTTTTATGTTTATTCAGAAAGTGATAAGGTAGCAGCATATGACATTGAGAAGGGCTATTGGGTTAGAATCCAAACCAGTCCATTCCCTCCCCGAGTTCATGAATACCACCCTAAACTTATATGCTGCAATGGACGGTTATTTATGCTTTCTGTCTCGTGGTGTGAAGGAGAAGGTCAGATTGGCAGGAGAAACAAAGCAGTAAGAAAGCTTTGGGAGCTTGATCTTATGTATCTCACTTGGACAGAAGTTTCAACACATCCTGATGCCCCAATGGATTGGAACGCTGCGTTTATTGCTGATAAAAACTTTATATTTGGAGTTGAAATGTTCAAAATATTCGGGCAGGTGCTAGACTTCTTGACTGTTGGAGAAGTATCCGGTGCTGGAACAAGCTGGAGCCATATCTCAAGGAACCGTCTACCCCATGAATTGGATGCTGCTTCTTGCTTGACTAAATCCATGGCAGTGCTACACTTGTGA
- the LOC107801161 gene encoding U-box domain-containing protein 44, with translation MAESWDGNHDPGSPSEESYHLERLHIEPIYDAFICPLTKQVMQDPVTLENGMTFEREAIEKWFKECRDSGRKPVCPLTHRDLNSTELNPSIALRNTIEEWNARNEAAQIDMARRSLSLGSGEGDIMQALKFVQHLCQKSRSNKHVIRNAELIPMIVEMLRSSSRRVRCKALETLLVVVEDDIDNKEIMAEGDNVRTIVKFLSHEQSKEREAAISLLYELSKSKTICEKIGSVNGAILILVGMASSKSENLVTVEKAENTLENLEKCEINVKQMAENGRLRPLLNLLLEGAPETKLSMAAFLGELVLNNDVKVLVARTVGSSLINIMKHGNMSSREAALKSLNQISSYESSAKILIDAGILPPLVKDLFFVGANQLPMRLKEVSATILANIVNSGYDFDSVPVGSEYQTLVSEDIVHNFLHLISNTGPAIECKLLQVLVGLTSSPTTVFNVVSAIKSSAATISLVQFIEAPQKDLRVASIKLLRNLSPHMGQELARCLRGTSGQLGSLIKVISENTGITEEQAAAVGLLADLPERDRGLTRQMLDEGVFPLVISRVVSIRQGETRGSRFVTPYLEGLVKVLSRITFVLTDEPDAVALCREQNVAALFIELLQTNGLDNVQMVSAMALENLSQESKNLTKLPELPKPGFCVSIFPCLSKPPVITGLCKVHRGTCSLRDTFCLLEGQAVDKLGALLDHTNEKVVEASLAAVCTLLDDGVDIEEGVQILCETEGIKPILDVLLEKRTETLRRRAVWAAERLLRTEDIALEVAGDPNVSTALVDAFQHGDYRTRQIAERALKHVDRIPNFSGVFPNTG, from the exons ATGGCTGAAAGCTGGGATGGGAATCATGATCCTGGTAGCCCGTCCGAGGAGAGTTACCATCTCGAGAGACTGCACATAGAACCAATTTATGATGCATTTATATGTCCCTTGACAAAACAAGTAATGCAGGATCCTGTTACCCTGGAAAATGGCATGACTTTTGAGAGGGAAGCTATTGAGAAATGGTTCAAGGAATGTAGGGATAGTGGAAGAAAGCCTGTGTGCCCTTTAACGCATAGAGATCTGAATAGCACGGAGCTGAATCCAAGTATAGCTCTACGAAATACCATTGAAGAATGGAATGCAAGGAATGAAGCTGCACAAATAGATATGGCTCGCAGATCATTATCTCTGGGTAGTGGGGAGGGTGATATTATGCAGGCTTTGAAGTTTGTCCAGCACCTTTGCCAAAAAAGTCGCTCAAACAAACATGTTATTCGAAATGCGGAGCTCATACCCATGATTGTAGAAATGTTAAGAAGTAGCAGTCGCAGGGTTCGATGTAAAGCTCTTGAAACGCTTCTAGTTGTGGTAGAGGATGACATTGATAATAAG GAAATAATGGCTGAGGGCGACAATGTACGGACAATAGTGAAGTTCTTATCACATGAACAATCAAAAGAAAGAGAGGCAGCCATTTCTTTGCTGTACGAGCTGTCGAAATCTAAGACTATATGCGAAAAAATTGGTTCAGTTAATGGGGCAATTCTGATTCTGGTTGGAATGGCTAGCAGCAAGTCGGAGAATCTTGTGACTGTTGAGAAGGCTGAGAATACTCTGGAGAACCTGGAAAAGTGTGAGATTAATGTAAAACAAATGGCTGAAAATGGTCGGCTGCGGCCCCTCTTAAATCTACTACTTGAAG GAGCGCCAGAAACCAAACTTTCCATGGCTGCTTTCCTTGGTGAGCTGGTTCTCAATAATGATGTGAAAGTATTGGTGGCAAGGACTGTTGGTTCATCACTGATCAACATCATGAAACATGGTAACATGTCATCAAGGGAGGCTGCTTTAAAATCTCTAAATCAAATCTCGTCTTACGAGTCTAGTGCCAAGATCCTCATAGACGCAGGTATACTTCCCCCTCTTGTGAAGGATCTCTTCTTTGTTGGGGCTAACCAACTGCCCATGCGACTGAAAGAAGTTTCTGCAACAATCCTTGCAAATATCGTCAACTCAGGCTATGACTTTGATTCAGTTCCGGTTGGCTCTGAATATCAGACGCTTGTCTCAGAGGACATAGTTCACAATTTTCTACATCTTATTAGCAACACCGGTCCTGCAATAGAATGCAAGCTTCTCCAAGTTCTTGTTGGTTTAACCAGTTCTCCCACAACtgtttttaatgttgtttctgCCATTAAAAGCTCGGCTGCGACTATTAGTTTGGTTCAGTTTATCGAGGCTCCACAGAAAGATCTTCGGGTAGCTTCGATAAAGCTTCTGCGGAACCTCTCTCCTCATATGGGTCAAGAACTCGCTCGTTGCTTACGTGGTACATCAGGTCAGCTTGGTAGTCTAATTAAAGTCATATCAGAGAATACTGGTATAACCGAAGAGCAAGCTGCGGCAGTTGGTCTTTTAGCTGATCTCCCTGAAAGGGATAGGGGACTTACTAGGCAAATGCTTGACGAAGGTGTCTTCCCGCTGGTAATCTCGAGGGTAGTTAGTATCCGACAGGGAGAGACAAGAGGGAGTCGCTTTGTTACGCCATATCTAGAAGGGCTCGTGAAAGTTCTCTCAAGGATCACATTTGTTTTGACTGATGAGCCTGATGCCGTTGCACTTTGTCGGGAACAGAATGTTGCCGCACTCTTCATTGAACTTCTGCAGACCAATGGGCTTGATAATGTGCAGATGGTCTCCGCCATGGCTTTGGAGAACTTATCTCAAGAATCCAAGAACTTGACCAAATTGCCTGAGCTGCCGAAGCCAGGTTTTTGTGTCTCGATCTTCCCTTGTTTGAGCAAGCCACCTGTTATAACGGGATTGTGTAAGGTTCATCGTGGGACATGTTCTCTGAGAGACACCTTCTGTCTCTTGGAAGGACAAGCCGTGGACAAGTTGGGTGCACTTCTAGACCACACAAATGAAAAGGTTGTTGAGGCATCACTTGCAGCTGTATGCACTTTGTTAGATGATGGAGTTGATATCGaagaaggtgtccagattttgtGTGAGACTGAAGGAATCAAACCTATTCTTGATGTATTACTTGAGAAGCGTACTGAAACTCTGCGCAGAAGAGCAGTTTGGGCAGCTGAAAGACTACTGCGTACAGAGGATATAGCTCTTGAAGTCGCTGGTGATCCGAACGTGAGCACAGCTCTCGTTGATGCTTTCCAACATGGTGATTATAGGACACGACAGATTGCTGAGCGGGCACTGAAGCATGTTGACAGAATTCCGAACTTTTCTGGGGTATTTCCTAACACGGGCTAA